The following proteins are co-located in the Paenibacillus sp. FSL H8-0079 genome:
- a CDS encoding alpha-mannosidase, with translation MTKKKRAHIISHTHWDREWYLPYEKHHMRLIQLVDSLLDQLDEGSDYKSFYLDGQTIIIDDYLQVRPEQKERLEKHIRNGRIVIGPWYILQDAFLTSGEANVRNMQVGHKDAKRYGIPSKIGYFPDTFGLVGQTPQLMQQSGIDNVFFGRGVKPTGFNNTVSDAGYESSFSELMWEGPDGSKVLGVLFANWYSNGNEVPVDEESARKFWETKLADAEKYASTNELLYMNGCDHQPIQRDLPEAIRMAEQLHPDIEFIHSNFPDYLEALRASSEHELSTVKGELRSQRTDGWGTLVNTASARVYLKQMNQLGQTMLEKVAEPLASYAYLLGHAYPHDQLTYAWKTLMQNHPHDSICGCSVDEVHREMVTRFDKSRHVAEALIEESTSQITTAVDTSIFERYGEQARPVVVFNTTGWERSGVVQMELDAARLYFRDGYTLEEMAAQMKAVDLSDRILVDENGNHIPCTVEDLGLQFGYDLPDDRFRQPYSCRRVRIRFETENVAALGLKTYALVNSVDHAKSGSQPKINTLLRGERGMENQYLILTIADNGSFTITDKRTGRTYKDLGVYENVGDIGNEYMFKQPENEVARTTGALQADIRVLEDTSYSASFEVIHHWEIPESADEMLDQEQRELIYYPHRKAQRSTKMIPLQIRTVVSLSRSGKGVQIETTFNNQAKDHRVRALFPTDLVSGVHHVDSMFEIATRDNKPAPEWQNPSNTQHQQSFVDVSEQNAGLVIANLGLNEYEVLQDGRNTIAVTLLRAVGELGDWGLFPTPEAQCLGEHTFKIEIIPHDGNGAASGAYIEAYQFQVPWTLAQTEVHTGYLTPSNTPFAWQGDGLAFSSLKVNEDSGDVMLRWFNMTTDSATLKLAASQANPQPFETAYKSNILEEEGERLHSHSIEEASTLSFANNEWNIQTGSCEIVTVGLRR, from the coding sequence ATGACCAAGAAGAAGAGAGCACACATCATTTCACATACCCACTGGGATCGGGAATGGTATTTGCCGTATGAGAAGCATCATATGCGTCTTATTCAGCTCGTCGATTCACTGTTAGATCAGCTGGATGAAGGATCAGATTACAAAAGCTTTTATTTGGATGGACAGACGATTATTATCGATGACTATCTTCAGGTTCGCCCGGAGCAGAAGGAACGACTGGAGAAACATATCCGTAATGGCCGGATTGTGATTGGGCCATGGTACATTTTGCAGGATGCGTTTCTGACGAGTGGCGAAGCCAATGTGCGTAACATGCAGGTTGGACATAAAGACGCCAAGCGTTACGGCATCCCTTCGAAAATTGGTTACTTTCCCGATACATTTGGATTGGTCGGACAGACCCCGCAACTGATGCAGCAATCGGGCATTGATAATGTATTCTTTGGACGTGGTGTGAAGCCTACGGGCTTCAATAATACGGTATCGGATGCCGGATATGAATCAAGCTTCTCGGAGCTGATGTGGGAAGGACCAGACGGATCAAAAGTGCTCGGCGTATTGTTTGCCAACTGGTACTCCAACGGAAATGAAGTTCCTGTAGACGAGGAATCGGCCCGCAAGTTCTGGGAAACCAAGCTTGCAGATGCCGAGAAATATGCATCGACCAATGAGTTGTTGTACATGAACGGATGTGATCACCAGCCGATTCAGCGAGATCTGCCAGAAGCGATTCGCATGGCTGAACAATTACATCCCGATATCGAGTTCATTCACTCCAACTTTCCGGATTATCTGGAAGCTTTGAGAGCATCGTCTGAACATGAACTGTCCACGGTCAAAGGCGAACTGCGCAGTCAGCGTACCGATGGCTGGGGAACTCTGGTGAACACCGCCTCGGCTCGTGTGTATCTGAAACAGATGAACCAGCTGGGCCAGACTATGCTGGAAAAAGTGGCTGAACCCCTGGCATCCTACGCCTATCTGCTTGGACATGCCTATCCACATGATCAACTGACGTATGCCTGGAAAACGCTGATGCAAAATCACCCGCATGACAGCATCTGTGGATGCAGTGTGGATGAGGTGCACCGCGAGATGGTGACACGGTTTGATAAGAGCCGTCATGTAGCAGAGGCTTTAATTGAAGAGAGCACCAGCCAGATTACTACAGCTGTCGATACCTCCATATTTGAGCGTTACGGCGAGCAGGCTCGACCTGTTGTGGTGTTTAATACAACGGGGTGGGAACGTAGCGGTGTAGTTCAGATGGAACTGGACGCGGCTCGGTTGTATTTCCGGGATGGATATACATTGGAGGAAATGGCGGCACAGATGAAAGCCGTTGACCTGTCAGATCGCATACTGGTAGATGAAAATGGTAACCACATTCCATGTACGGTGGAGGATCTGGGTCTGCAATTTGGCTATGATCTGCCAGATGATCGCTTCCGTCAGCCGTATAGCTGTCGGCGCGTTCGTATTCGTTTTGAAACAGAGAATGTAGCTGCGTTGGGCTTGAAGACTTATGCTTTGGTGAACTCAGTGGATCATGCCAAGAGTGGCTCTCAACCGAAAATAAATACCTTGTTGCGTGGTGAACGTGGCATGGAGAATCAATATTTGATCCTCACGATTGCAGACAACGGTTCATTCACAATCACGGATAAACGAACAGGTCGGACTTATAAGGACCTTGGGGTGTACGAAAATGTGGGTGATATCGGTAATGAATACATGTTCAAGCAACCAGAGAACGAAGTGGCACGGACAACTGGGGCACTTCAAGCTGACATTCGGGTTCTTGAGGATACATCGTACTCTGCCTCGTTCGAAGTGATTCACCATTGGGAAATACCGGAGTCAGCGGATGAGATGCTGGATCAGGAACAACGGGAACTGATTTATTATCCACATCGCAAAGCCCAGCGTTCAACGAAAATGATTCCGCTCCAGATCCGCACGGTTGTATCGCTTAGTCGTAGTGGAAAAGGCGTGCAAATAGAAACAACCTTCAACAATCAGGCGAAGGATCACCGGGTACGTGCTCTTTTCCCAACCGATCTGGTATCTGGGGTTCATCATGTGGATTCCATGTTCGAAATCGCAACGCGTGATAACAAGCCTGCACCGGAGTGGCAAAATCCAAGCAATACACAGCATCAACAGAGTTTTGTAGATGTAAGTGAACAAAACGCAGGATTGGTCATAGCCAATCTGGGTCTGAATGAATATGAAGTGCTTCAAGATGGACGAAACACCATCGCCGTAACGCTGCTTCGTGCGGTGGGCGAACTCGGAGACTGGGGCTTGTTCCCGACACCGGAAGCACAATGCCTTGGTGAACATACATTTAAAATCGAGATCATTCCCCACGATGGCAATGGTGCAGCATCAGGTGCATATATCGAGGCCTATCAGTTCCAGGTTCCTTGGACGCTGGCACAAACCGAAGTACACACGGGTTATCTGACACCTAGCAACACACCGTTTGCATGGCAAGGGGACGGCTTAGCATTTTCTTCACTCAAAGTAAATGAAGATTCTGGTGATGTGATGCTTCGCTGGTTCAATATGACCACTGACTCTGCCACGTTGAAACTTGCCGCATCGCAAGCGAATCCACAGCCATTCGAAACGGCGTACAAGAGCAACATATTGGAGGAAGAGGGCGAAAGGCTTCATTCTCACAGCATAGAAGAGGCATCAACATTATCATTTGCCAACAACGAATGGAACATACAGACAGGTTCATGCGAGATCGT
- a CDS encoding beta-galactosidase — protein MSIQPNDKKLIIFADPAFPMEGASPTHEALNTWKAVEEITVVNAEELAEALKTTAGEGCLVNLHAPYFPKFAWTEIAAYLHKGGSLISVGGAPFKRPVRYENGAWVVESEQTAYHQELYIHEALNVSSANVQSYTSSEQIPLLTGKEGLFEKADTWNLVPHTTKTSDLPHQMGSSGPMSTQIYPLLRGMSKDGRSVAAPVVLWENSRGTFVGSRWMFVHLPLTTSFWTQDGAAEIVKWAQFCAQGVTELSLKTNYASYEPDERAILTLQGQILQRAGNRLTESELWAFDITVEHEDRTSGTTEKVWSHRLEMELSGEQRFERILLPVSIESGLYRIVCRAQAPDGQVRILRQGFWGQDAALLAEGEVITRSRDYFVKDGRPLPVVGMTYMTSDVARKFLFLPNADVWDRDMAQMAKAGINWIRTGIWTAYRNMMQVDGHMAEDVLRAIDAFILTAKRHGLQVTFTFFSFTPETWEGTNPYLDPQSVEAQKRFIRSIVSRHTHTTHVDWDLINEPSMFDPVRIFSAGPRSARDLYEQQAFVNWLQQRHETIEALQEAWNMSPKQLPNFAAAVIPEAEEINFDVQDMHKAKKGTHWLDYCLFSMEMHNVWARELVGTIKDLVPDHLVTVGQDEALGAQRPSPFFYEREVDYTTVHSWWLNDDLIWDGIFTKTPHKPNLIQETGIMYVETPDGRAKRTEEELRGILERKYAYAFSTGGAGAVQWIWNTNFYMDNANESHIGALRADGTEKPEADVSYDFGRFMHGIRDLFEDRELEDIAVVFPYSNDFSNRALAYDATTKLTRVMSYDLKLPFRALSEYHLEALEQQPPKLIIVPSPHNMDSDALQQLLTFAEKEGTSLLITGPLGLDAYWKTSDRADHIVGKRSLGNVQREELLNINGVNHRVTYGRRRIAEVAKETLLHRDNGTPDEVTVLPLGKGKLIWTPLPLELNGRDEPLAELYRYATEIAGIEQELEWISGGDVAGIYGRKLSFPKGNLYVFVSEFALNHEVHVRDQRTGVSYAFQLEKNRSVLFATDASGELNGVYRPDEVEIIQQEERGEITR, from the coding sequence ATGAGTATCCAACCTAATGATAAAAAGCTGATTATCTTCGCTGATCCTGCGTTTCCGATGGAAGGTGCTTCTCCAACTCATGAGGCTCTGAATACATGGAAAGCAGTTGAAGAGATCACCGTTGTAAACGCCGAAGAACTCGCAGAGGCTTTGAAGACCACAGCAGGTGAAGGATGTCTGGTCAATCTGCATGCACCCTATTTTCCCAAGTTCGCCTGGACGGAGATTGCCGCTTACTTGCATAAGGGCGGAAGCCTGATCAGTGTGGGGGGCGCACCCTTCAAACGTCCGGTTCGATATGAAAATGGGGCATGGGTTGTAGAGTCCGAGCAGACCGCGTATCATCAGGAACTCTATATTCATGAGGCACTGAACGTATCTTCTGCCAATGTGCAATCGTACACTTCATCCGAACAGATCCCGCTTCTCACTGGGAAAGAGGGGCTGTTCGAGAAGGCAGATACATGGAATTTGGTTCCACATACAACCAAAACAAGTGATCTGCCCCACCAGATGGGGTCATCAGGACCGATGAGTACGCAGATTTATCCATTGCTTCGTGGCATGAGTAAAGACGGGCGCAGTGTCGCCGCTCCGGTCGTTCTGTGGGAAAACTCGCGCGGGACTTTCGTAGGTTCACGCTGGATGTTTGTACATCTGCCGCTGACCACCTCATTCTGGACGCAGGATGGCGCTGCCGAGATTGTGAAATGGGCGCAATTCTGTGCGCAAGGTGTAACTGAGTTATCCCTCAAAACGAATTATGCTTCGTATGAGCCAGATGAGCGGGCTATACTCACACTTCAAGGCCAGATTTTACAGCGAGCAGGGAACAGACTTACCGAGTCCGAGCTGTGGGCATTCGACATAACAGTCGAGCATGAAGATCGCACAAGTGGCACGACGGAGAAGGTATGGAGCCATCGACTGGAGATGGAACTTTCCGGTGAGCAGCGTTTCGAACGTATACTTCTCCCGGTTTCCATTGAAAGTGGGCTGTATCGGATCGTATGCCGCGCACAGGCACCAGACGGGCAAGTTCGAATCTTGCGTCAAGGCTTCTGGGGGCAGGATGCTGCACTGCTGGCAGAAGGGGAAGTGATTACCCGCAGCAGGGATTATTTTGTAAAAGACGGACGCCCTCTCCCTGTTGTGGGCATGACCTACATGACCTCCGATGTGGCACGGAAATTTCTGTTTCTGCCGAATGCGGATGTTTGGGATCGAGACATGGCCCAGATGGCAAAAGCCGGCATCAACTGGATTCGGACAGGAATCTGGACCGCCTATCGCAACATGATGCAGGTGGACGGACATATGGCAGAGGATGTGCTTCGTGCCATTGATGCATTTATTTTAACGGCGAAACGCCACGGCTTACAGGTCACGTTCACTTTCTTCTCCTTTACACCAGAGACATGGGAAGGCACGAATCCGTATTTGGACCCGCAGAGTGTCGAAGCACAGAAACGTTTCATCCGCAGCATCGTCAGTCGTCACACGCATACAACACATGTGGACTGGGATCTGATTAACGAGCCATCTATGTTTGATCCGGTGCGAATCTTCTCAGCTGGCCCACGTTCCGCAAGGGATTTGTATGAACAGCAGGCTTTTGTTAATTGGCTTCAGCAGCGTCATGAGACTATTGAGGCGTTGCAGGAGGCATGGAACATGTCACCGAAGCAGCTCCCCAATTTTGCAGCCGCGGTGATCCCGGAGGCGGAAGAGATTAACTTTGATGTACAGGACATGCACAAGGCCAAAAAAGGAACACACTGGCTTGATTACTGTCTTTTCTCCATGGAGATGCACAATGTTTGGGCAAGAGAGCTTGTAGGTACGATCAAGGATCTGGTACCGGATCATCTGGTCACCGTGGGACAGGACGAAGCCCTTGGTGCACAGCGTCCTTCTCCGTTCTTCTATGAACGTGAAGTGGATTATACAACCGTGCATTCCTGGTGGTTAAACGATGATCTGATCTGGGACGGCATTTTCACCAAAACCCCACATAAGCCAAATCTCATTCAGGAGACGGGCATCATGTATGTGGAAACCCCGGATGGACGAGCTAAGCGAACGGAGGAAGAGCTTCGTGGCATTCTCGAACGCAAGTACGCCTATGCTTTCTCGACAGGCGGCGCAGGGGCGGTGCAATGGATATGGAATACCAACTTCTATATGGATAATGCCAATGAGTCTCATATCGGAGCCCTGCGTGCAGATGGTACGGAGAAGCCAGAGGCAGATGTATCTTATGATTTTGGCCGATTCATGCATGGCATTCGAGATCTCTTTGAAGACCGTGAGCTCGAGGATATTGCAGTGGTGTTCCCGTATTCCAATGACTTCTCCAACCGTGCCCTGGCCTATGATGCCACAACGAAGCTTACTCGGGTGATGTCCTATGATCTGAAACTGCCGTTCCGTGCGTTATCCGAATATCATCTGGAAGCGTTGGAGCAGCAGCCGCCGAAGCTGATTATCGTACCGAGTCCGCACAATATGGACAGCGATGCACTACAACAATTGCTCACGTTTGCGGAGAAGGAAGGTACAAGTCTGCTCATCACTGGACCACTGGGACTAGACGCATACTGGAAAACAAGTGACCGGGCCGATCATATCGTAGGCAAACGCAGTCTGGGTAACGTGCAGCGGGAGGAATTGCTGAATATTAACGGAGTGAATCATCGAGTGACCTATGGACGGCGTCGTATCGCCGAGGTGGCGAAGGAAACTTTACTTCACAGGGATAATGGTACACCAGATGAAGTAACCGTATTGCCTTTGGGTAAAGGAAAATTAATCTGGACCCCACTGCCGCTCGAGTTAAACGGACGCGATGAACCACTTGCTGAATTATATCGTTACGCTACTGAGATTGCTGGCATCGAACAGGAGTTGGAATGGATATCTGGCGGGGATGTTGCAGGAATCTACGGGCGGAAGCTGAGTTTTCCAAAAGGGAATCTCTATGTATTCGTATCGGAGTTTGCCTTGAACCATGAGGTTCACGTGAGAGATCAACGTACAGGTGTATCGTATGCGTTCCAACTGGAGAAAAATCGTTCGGTGCTGTTTGCCACGGATGCTTCTGGAGAGCTGAATGGCGTGTATCGCCCTGATGAGGTTGAGATTATACAACAAGAGGAAAGAGGTGAGATAACACGATGA
- a CDS encoding glycoside hydrolase family 125 protein → MEQFRLPKIPMPPVALPQSIQAVLEEAEQKLAHRPKLLQLFKNCFPNTIETTTKLMEDGTTFVITGDIPASWLRDSVEQVVHYIPFAKEDKDLQRIIGGLIKRHIQYVHIDPYANAFNETANDWHWNTTDETEMSPWVWERKFEIDSLCFVVRLVYLYWKETELTDIFDSSFKAAMRKIVDLFKVEQHHMEQSPYRFTRNNGIPTDSLRNHGKGMPVNYTGMIWSGFRSSDDACDFHYNIPGNMFAVVALRQMQEFAEWVFRDMELLQELKDLEQDVDHGIQLYGIYRHPEFGPIYAYETDGYGNHCLMDDAGTPGLMSIPYLGYVTADDPIYQNTRRFALSKENPFYYEGKVAKGIGSPHTPPDYIWHMGLSMQGLTAQSAEEKLEIIRMLEATDADTGYMHEGFHADDPTIFTRKWFAWSNSLFSQLVYRSMKDGLL, encoded by the coding sequence ATGGAACAGTTTAGATTACCCAAAATACCCATGCCACCTGTTGCTTTGCCACAATCCATTCAGGCCGTGCTCGAAGAAGCAGAACAGAAACTGGCTCACCGACCAAAACTGCTGCAATTATTCAAAAACTGCTTCCCCAACACCATTGAAACAACAACCAAGTTGATGGAGGACGGCACCACTTTTGTCATCACAGGAGATATTCCGGCTTCTTGGCTGCGTGATTCTGTGGAGCAGGTGGTACACTACATTCCGTTTGCAAAAGAAGACAAGGACCTGCAGCGCATTATTGGCGGGCTGATCAAACGTCATATCCAGTATGTTCACATCGATCCATATGCCAATGCCTTCAATGAGACTGCTAACGACTGGCATTGGAACACCACGGACGAAACCGAGATGTCACCTTGGGTGTGGGAACGCAAATTCGAGATCGATTCATTATGTTTTGTTGTACGCCTGGTCTATTTATATTGGAAGGAAACCGAGCTGACCGACATTTTTGATTCAAGCTTCAAAGCAGCGATGCGTAAAATTGTGGACCTGTTCAAAGTCGAACAGCATCACATGGAACAATCTCCATATCGCTTCACTCGTAATAACGGTATCCCAACAGATTCCCTGCGCAATCACGGAAAAGGTATGCCAGTCAACTACACGGGGATGATCTGGTCCGGTTTCCGTTCCAGTGATGATGCGTGTGATTTCCACTACAATATCCCTGGTAACATGTTCGCGGTTGTCGCTCTGCGCCAGATGCAGGAGTTTGCCGAGTGGGTGTTCCGGGATATGGAACTTTTGCAGGAATTGAAGGATCTGGAGCAGGACGTGGATCACGGCATTCAGTTGTATGGTATTTATCGTCATCCGGAATTTGGACCGATCTATGCGTACGAGACGGACGGTTATGGCAACCACTGTCTCATGGACGATGCGGGTACACCGGGACTCATGTCCATCCCATATCTGGGTTACGTCACAGCGGATGATCCGATCTACCAGAATACGCGCCGTTTTGCCCTGAGCAAAGAGAACCCGTTCTATTATGAAGGCAAGGTTGCCAAAGGGATTGGAAGTCCGCACACCCCACCAGATTACATCTGGCATATGGGATTGTCCATGCAAGGACTGACTGCGCAGTCTGCCGAGGAGAAACTGGAGATTATTCGCATGCTCGAAGCGACAGATGCAGATACGGGTTATATGCATGAAGGCTTCCACGCCGATGATCCAACGATTTTTACACGAAAATGGTTTGCATGGTCCAACAGCCTGTTCTCCCAGTTGGTCTACAGATCGATGAAGGATGGCCTGTTATGA
- a CDS encoding alpha-mannosidase: MERIRRFIRELSEHQWLEQLQLRSWDITRAYYNVPGQYEDQGEYPEGQDFERFPSKQGTTYFFRTRLEIPATWQQTPYGLVFETGGEGLLRVNGHSYQGLDRNHTYVTLDPSKVGNAPELEIEMFDPVPEPVDPLNQQAVIQPPITSITSLLVRPNEAVRSLMYTVIIVRDSAVLLPESDFRRVRLLELVYRAMDQFVGMSAEEIEQGEGIRQIENNLKHHVREIGGNAEGLEHMVGQSHIDIAWLWPVRETVRKTSRTFSTVDALMNEYPDYVYSQSQPLLYAFLKEHDPELYARVKQRISEGRWELVGGMWVEPDLNIPSGESLIRQMLYGQRFYMEEFGKTSQIEWLPDTFGYCASLPQILKHGNVEYFMTTKLGWNDTNVFPYDLFHWVGIDGTPILSYLNHGVNEHTLPKDIHDHWQSYREKAAHPEHMLLYGHGDGGGGVTREMLEYVDRADLMVGQPASRYSTAGAFFAGIEKEQPVLPKWHGDLYLELHRGTYTTHARNKRNNRKAEVLYREAELWNTLALPDMEADAEAEVRSNLHEGWKLILLNQFHDIIPGSAITESYVTSNEEYIQVFELGRTGLEQGVATLTTGINTQGPEGSVAYVVFNSLGWKRSAVVQLPVQDGLDRYGIDEKGQRLRMDREDGSMSILVTDIPAFGYKTIWLVPENTRETNIREMTNLAAQPTFNNTWDTALYHVQFNERGEITRLWDKTAEREMLKPGERGNQLHFFHDRPTLWDAWDIDSRYEEQIAGEVELLEKKLVLAGTTKDILRFHWKLHQSEITQDIVFYHDSRRIDFQTQVNWNENHKLLKVGFPIDVVTSKATFEIPFGALERPTHRNTSWEQAQYEVCGHRFADVSEYGYGVSLLNDCKYGYDVQGSTIRLSLLRAPKWPDRTADLGEHEFTYSLYPHDGDWRTAHTVRQATELNHEVTVQQVKQVQQTQQVQQEQQMEQVQQREEVQQSTGTEVTPTADATANAAPVRPATGSWINFNSNHVILDTVKLAEDGQGTVLRFYESSGKREKITLQWPHAFEQAYHSNALEEPIKPLAHTNGQITLSFKPYEIQTVLLR; this comes from the coding sequence TTGGAACGTATCAGACGATTTATTCGCGAGTTGTCCGAACATCAGTGGCTGGAGCAATTACAGCTGCGCAGCTGGGACATTACCCGCGCTTATTATAATGTGCCAGGACAGTATGAGGATCAGGGTGAGTACCCGGAAGGGCAAGATTTTGAGCGTTTTCCGAGCAAACAGGGAACGACTTATTTTTTTAGAACACGTTTGGAGATTCCTGCTACATGGCAGCAAACACCTTATGGGCTTGTATTTGAGACAGGCGGAGAAGGTTTGCTGCGGGTAAATGGACACTCTTATCAGGGTCTAGACCGCAATCATACCTACGTCACGCTTGATCCATCCAAAGTGGGAAACGCTCCGGAACTTGAGATTGAGATGTTTGACCCGGTACCTGAACCTGTAGACCCGTTGAATCAACAGGCGGTTATTCAGCCGCCAATCACATCAATTACGAGCTTGCTGGTGAGACCCAATGAAGCGGTTCGTAGTCTGATGTATACCGTCATTATTGTGCGTGATTCGGCTGTGTTGCTACCGGAAAGTGACTTTCGGCGGGTTCGCCTGTTAGAACTGGTGTATCGTGCGATGGATCAATTTGTAGGCATGTCAGCAGAAGAGATTGAGCAGGGAGAGGGTATTCGCCAGATTGAGAATAATCTGAAGCATCATGTGCGTGAGATTGGCGGAAACGCAGAAGGTCTGGAGCATATGGTGGGACAATCCCATATCGATATTGCCTGGCTGTGGCCTGTACGTGAGACGGTACGCAAAACGAGCCGTACCTTCTCCACCGTGGATGCACTTATGAATGAATATCCCGACTATGTCTATTCCCAGAGCCAACCCTTGTTATATGCGTTTCTGAAGGAGCATGATCCCGAGCTATATGCACGGGTGAAGCAGCGGATTTCAGAAGGTCGCTGGGAGCTGGTTGGCGGCATGTGGGTTGAGCCGGATCTGAACATCCCGAGCGGGGAGTCCCTCATTCGCCAGATGTTATACGGTCAGCGTTTCTATATGGAGGAGTTTGGCAAGACATCACAAATTGAATGGCTGCCGGATACGTTCGGGTACTGTGCCTCCCTGCCGCAGATTTTGAAGCATGGCAATGTGGAGTATTTCATGACGACAAAGCTCGGATGGAATGACACAAATGTGTTTCCATACGATCTCTTCCACTGGGTGGGCATTGATGGAACACCCATTCTGTCTTACCTCAATCATGGTGTTAACGAGCACACGCTGCCGAAGGACATTCATGATCATTGGCAGTCCTATCGTGAGAAAGCAGCGCATCCAGAGCATATGCTTCTGTACGGACATGGAGATGGCGGCGGCGGGGTAACACGCGAGATGCTGGAGTATGTGGATCGCGCAGACCTGATGGTTGGACAGCCTGCAAGTCGTTATAGCACAGCTGGAGCTTTCTTTGCCGGAATTGAGAAGGAACAGCCTGTACTTCCGAAGTGGCATGGAGATCTGTATCTGGAGTTACATCGGGGAACCTACACGACACATGCGCGCAATAAGCGCAACAACCGGAAAGCAGAGGTTCTGTATCGAGAAGCTGAGCTGTGGAACACACTCGCTCTGCCAGATATGGAGGCAGATGCAGAAGCTGAAGTGCGTTCGAATCTGCATGAAGGCTGGAAGCTGATTTTGCTGAATCAATTCCACGATATTATACCGGGATCGGCTATTACGGAATCCTACGTGACTTCGAATGAGGAATATATACAGGTATTTGAATTGGGTAGAACCGGACTGGAGCAAGGTGTAGCAACACTGACAACGGGCATCAACACGCAAGGGCCAGAAGGTTCAGTGGCCTATGTTGTATTCAACAGCCTGGGCTGGAAACGGAGTGCAGTCGTTCAACTTCCTGTGCAGGATGGCTTGGATCGCTACGGCATCGATGAAAAAGGTCAGCGCTTGCGGATGGATCGGGAGGATGGCAGCATGTCTATTCTCGTGACAGACATTCCGGCGTTTGGATATAAGACCATTTGGCTAGTACCAGAAAACACCAGGGAAACGAATATACGGGAAATGACGAACCTTGCCGCACAACCAACCTTTAATAATACATGGGATACCGCTCTTTATCATGTACAGTTCAACGAGCGCGGGGAGATCACCCGCCTGTGGGATAAGACTGCTGAGCGTGAGATGCTGAAGCCGGGTGAACGTGGCAATCAACTTCACTTCTTCCATGATCGCCCAACGCTCTGGGATGCATGGGATATCGACAGTCGTTATGAAGAACAGATTGCTGGCGAAGTGGAACTGTTGGAGAAAAAGCTGGTGCTGGCGGGTACAACGAAGGATATCCTGCGTTTCCATTGGAAGCTACATCAATCGGAAATCACACAAGATATCGTCTTTTATCATGATTCACGACGTATCGACTTCCAGACACAGGTGAACTGGAACGAAAATCACAAACTTCTGAAAGTTGGTTTCCCGATTGATGTGGTGACCTCCAAGGCAACATTTGAAATTCCATTTGGCGCACTGGAACGCCCAACACATCGCAACACAAGCTGGGAACAAGCGCAGTATGAAGTCTGTGGACATCGCTTTGCAGATGTATCCGAATATGGATACGGTGTAAGCCTGCTCAATGATTGCAAATACGGGTACGACGTGCAGGGAAGTACCATTCGTTTGTCCCTGTTGCGTGCACCCAAATGGCCTGATCGTACAGCCGATCTGGGAGAACATGAATTCACGTATTCACTATACCCACACGACGGCGACTGGAGAACTGCACACACCGTACGTCAGGCTACCGAGCTGAATCATGAGGTGACGGTACAGCAGGTGAAACAAGTGCAACAGACGCAGCAGGTACAACAAGAGCAGCAGATGGAGCAGGTACAGCAGAGGGAAGAAGTACAGCAAAGCACAGGGACTGAGGTAACTCCAACCGCAGATGCAACTGCTAATGCCGCCCCTGTACGCCCAGCAACAGGCTCCTGGATTAACTTTAATAGTAACCATGTCATTCTAGATACCGTCAAATTGGCAGAGGATGGACAAGGCACCGTGCTGCGTTTCTATGAATCGTCAGGAAAACGCGAAAAAATCACATTGCAATGGCCACATGCCTTTGAACAGGCGTATCACTCCAACGCACTGGAAGAACCGATCAAACCACTGGCCCATACCAATGGCCAGATCACATTATCTTTTAAACCTTACGAAATACAAACCGTGCTACTGCGGTAA